The following coding sequences lie in one Kribbella sp. NBC_00709 genomic window:
- a CDS encoding phosphotransferase, translating into MQIDRGAYPDARTPWEDPSWRATALDWLDRQLAVLDVCETGPRRVRLRPWSVIIRVLAERPVWFKATSPGSAFEPALSEALSRWAPEHVLTPYAVDAARGWSLLPDGGPLLRAQSLDVRHWEQVLVQYADLQRALVPRVDELVRLGVPDARKLPRLFDETVAGNRTLGVDEREWLLAFRPRLVDWCAELAGFGIPATLDHADLHDGQILVAGPGRYTFFDWGDANVAHPFCSLLVALDRAAEQLGPEVVARLEDAYLEPWTAEHPRSALHRAATLARRLSHLTRAGSWGRLFPATAHIGDPERAAALLRML; encoded by the coding sequence ATGCAGATCGATCGCGGGGCGTACCCGGACGCGCGGACGCCTTGGGAGGATCCGTCCTGGCGCGCAACGGCCCTCGACTGGCTCGATCGGCAACTCGCCGTACTCGATGTCTGCGAGACAGGGCCGCGGCGGGTGCGGCTCCGTCCGTGGTCCGTGATCATCCGGGTCTTGGCCGAGCGTCCGGTCTGGTTCAAGGCGACCTCGCCGGGCAGCGCGTTCGAGCCGGCGCTCTCCGAGGCGTTGTCGCGATGGGCGCCCGAGCACGTGCTCACGCCGTACGCCGTCGACGCCGCCCGCGGCTGGTCGCTCCTGCCTGACGGCGGTCCGCTGCTGCGCGCTCAGTCTCTCGACGTGCGGCACTGGGAGCAGGTGCTCGTGCAGTACGCCGATCTCCAGCGGGCGCTCGTTCCGCGGGTCGATGAGCTCGTGCGGCTCGGCGTACCCGACGCCCGGAAACTCCCGCGACTCTTCGATGAGACGGTGGCCGGCAACCGGACGCTTGGGGTGGATGAGCGGGAGTGGTTGCTGGCGTTCCGGCCTCGGTTGGTGGACTGGTGCGCGGAGCTTGCCGGGTTCGGGATCCCTGCGACGCTCGACCACGCTGATCTGCACGACGGTCAGATCCTGGTCGCTGGTCCCGGGCGGTACACGTTCTTCGACTGGGGTGACGCGAACGTCGCCCACCCGTTCTGCAGCCTGCTCGTCGCGCTCGACCGCGCGGCCGAGCAACTCGGACCGGAGGTGGTCGCGCGGCTCGAAGACGCGTACCTGGAGCCGTGGACCGCAGAGCATCCGCGGTCCGCGCTCCACCGGGCAGCCACCCTCGCCCGCCGACTCAGCCACCTGACCCGAGCCGGCTCCTGGGGCCGCCTCTTCCCCGCGACCGCCCACATCGGCGACCCGGAACGCGCTGCCGCCCTACTGCGAATGTTGTGA
- a CDS encoding DUF72 domain-containing protein: MTRWPDTHFRVGISGWRYPPWRKVYYPEGLPQRAELEYASNRLNSIELNGSFYALQRPSSYQRWYDETPDGFVFSVKGPRFVTHLKRLADVDAPMANFFASGVLALGNKLGPVLWQLPPNFQYDAERCAAFLAQLPRTTSAAAEVAKGHDERMEGRALLECAVDIPLRYAIEVRHASFKTKGFVELAREHDVAVVCADTAGKWPMFEDVTADFAYVRLHGADELYVSGYDDKSLDRWARKIRSWKCDTYVYFDNDAKVHAPYDAERMASRLGISSAAAEV; encoded by the coding sequence ATGACGCGCTGGCCGGACACCCATTTTCGGGTCGGCATCTCCGGGTGGCGCTACCCGCCGTGGCGCAAGGTCTACTACCCCGAAGGGCTCCCGCAGCGCGCCGAGCTCGAGTACGCGTCGAACCGGTTGAACTCGATCGAGCTCAACGGCTCGTTCTACGCGCTCCAGCGACCCTCGTCGTACCAACGCTGGTACGACGAGACTCCCGACGGCTTCGTGTTCTCGGTCAAGGGCCCGCGGTTCGTCACGCACCTGAAGCGGTTGGCCGACGTCGACGCGCCGATGGCCAACTTCTTCGCCTCCGGAGTGCTTGCGCTCGGCAACAAACTCGGCCCGGTGCTGTGGCAGCTACCGCCGAACTTCCAGTACGACGCGGAGCGGTGCGCGGCGTTCCTCGCACAGTTGCCGCGGACAACGTCCGCTGCGGCGGAGGTTGCCAAGGGCCACGACGAGCGGATGGAGGGCCGCGCGTTGCTCGAATGCGCCGTCGACATCCCACTCCGGTACGCGATCGAAGTACGGCATGCCAGCTTCAAGACCAAGGGATTCGTCGAGCTGGCGCGGGAGCACGACGTCGCGGTGGTCTGTGCGGACACGGCCGGGAAGTGGCCGATGTTCGAGGATGTGACCGCGGACTTCGCGTACGTCCGGTTGCACGGTGCGGACGAGCTCTACGTGAGCGGGTACGACGACAAGTCGCTCGACCGCTGGGCTCGGAAGATCCGCTCGTGGAAGTGCGACACCTACGTGTACTTCGACAACGACGCGAAGGTGCATGCGCCGTACGACGCCGAGCGGATGGCGAGCCGGCTCGGGATCAGTTCGGCCGCCGCCGAAGTATGA
- a CDS encoding methylated-DNA--[protein]-cysteine S-methyltransferase: protein MNRHATVSTRIGELTLVAAGDELVGVYFPHHWVKPTAEMLGERVEATDPLIAAVVEQFEEYFAGERVTFELPTRLAGDEFQRRVWTVLEEIPYGETTTYGEIAARLGEPAHTAQAVGKAVGQNPLSIVIPCHRVIGKNGSLTGYAGGLKRKQFLLDLEEPVGARLF, encoded by the coding sequence ATGAACAGGCACGCGACTGTCAGCACCCGGATCGGCGAGCTCACGTTGGTCGCCGCGGGCGACGAGCTGGTCGGCGTCTACTTCCCGCACCATTGGGTGAAGCCGACGGCGGAGATGCTGGGTGAGCGGGTCGAAGCCACCGACCCGCTCATCGCCGCGGTCGTCGAGCAGTTCGAGGAGTACTTCGCCGGCGAGCGGGTGACCTTCGAACTCCCGACCCGGTTGGCCGGCGACGAGTTCCAGCGCCGGGTGTGGACGGTGCTGGAGGAGATCCCGTACGGCGAGACCACGACGTACGGCGAGATCGCCGCGCGGCTCGGTGAACCGGCCCACACGGCGCAGGCCGTCGGCAAGGCGGTCGGGCAGAACCCGTTGTCGATCGTGATCCCGTGCCATCGGGTGATCGGGAAGAACGGCTCGCTCACCGGGTACGCCGGCGGTCTCAAGCGGAAACAGTTCCTGCTCGACCTGGAGGAGCCGGTCGGCGCCCGGTTGTTCTAG
- a CDS encoding carbon-nitrogen hydrolase family protein, with product MPETLRIAAAQSTVYEDPTDPALLRESGTEIRRLMREAAAAGARLVHFTEGAICFPSKRILSSLGPDEVGPSDWTKADWKVLEDELDQIIALSRELRIWTVIPAVHPLPDARPHNSMYVVSDQGKLVARYDERMLSATKVAWMYTPGSRPVTVEVDGYRFGLVLGLDVLFPEVFTEYDRLGVDGVLVSYCSNGVGSNGHIGIQTRGIAAINTSWISLAVPANPGAGLDAGVINPHGEWVAQGPSDSTPAVAVADVLRADLSETGRSFRQRTRERIGS from the coding sequence ATGCCGGAAACCTTACGAATCGCCGCCGCCCAGTCCACCGTCTACGAGGACCCGACCGACCCCGCACTGCTCCGCGAGAGCGGCACGGAGATCCGCCGCCTGATGCGGGAGGCCGCGGCCGCCGGGGCGCGACTGGTGCACTTCACCGAAGGTGCGATCTGCTTCCCCAGCAAGCGGATCCTGTCCTCACTCGGCCCGGACGAGGTCGGTCCGTCCGACTGGACCAAGGCGGACTGGAAGGTCCTGGAGGACGAGCTCGACCAGATCATCGCGCTCTCCCGGGAACTCAGGATCTGGACCGTGATCCCAGCGGTCCACCCACTGCCCGACGCCCGGCCGCACAACAGCATGTACGTCGTGTCGGATCAGGGGAAGCTGGTCGCACGGTACGACGAACGCATGCTGTCGGCGACCAAGGTCGCCTGGATGTACACGCCCGGCAGCCGGCCGGTGACGGTCGAGGTCGACGGGTACCGCTTCGGGCTGGTGCTAGGGCTGGACGTGCTCTTCCCGGAGGTGTTCACGGAGTACGACCGCCTCGGGGTCGACGGCGTGCTGGTGTCGTACTGCAGCAACGGCGTCGGTAGCAACGGCCACATCGGGATCCAGACTCGGGGGATCGCGGCCATCAACACGTCGTGGATCAGCCTGGCCGTCCCGGCCAACCCGGGCGCCGGTCTCGACGCGGGTGTGATCAACCCGCACGGTGAGTGGGTGGCGCAGGGGCCGTCGGACAGTACGCCGGCGGTCGCGGTGGCCGACGTACTGCGGGCTGACTTGAGCGAGACCGGCCGGAGCTTCCGGCAGCGGACGCGGGAGCGGATCGGGTCGTAG
- the fgd gene encoding glucose-6-phosphate dehydrogenase (coenzyme-F420): MSIRVGYKASAEQFGPRELVEYSVRAEELGLDSVTVSDHFLPWRHEGGHAPFALAWMAAVGERTNRVLLGTSVLTPTFRYNPAVIAQAFATLGELYPGRVMLGVGTGEALNEIAVSGMEWPEFKERFARLRESVQLIRDLWTKDGVSSEGPYYKTVDAFIYDRPETPIKVYVAAGGPLVAKYAGRAGDGFIATSGKGMELYTEKLIPAVREGAEKAGKKFEDIDRMLEVKVSYDRDPAAALENTRFWAPLSLTPEQKHSVTSATEMERLADELPIEQVAKRWIVASDPEEVVKQFQPYLDAGFNHFVVHGPGHDQERFLTQFTEDVLPLLRKLS, encoded by the coding sequence GTGAGCATTCGAGTCGGGTACAAGGCGTCGGCGGAGCAGTTCGGTCCGCGGGAGCTGGTGGAGTACTCCGTCCGGGCCGAGGAGCTCGGGCTCGACAGTGTGACCGTGTCGGACCACTTCCTGCCGTGGCGGCACGAGGGCGGCCACGCGCCGTTCGCGCTCGCCTGGATGGCGGCGGTCGGCGAGCGGACCAACCGGGTACTGCTCGGTACGTCGGTGCTCACGCCGACGTTCCGGTACAACCCGGCCGTGATCGCGCAGGCGTTCGCGACCCTCGGCGAGCTGTACCCCGGGCGGGTCATGCTCGGCGTCGGCACCGGCGAGGCGCTGAACGAGATCGCCGTGTCGGGGATGGAGTGGCCCGAGTTCAAGGAGCGGTTCGCCCGGCTGCGCGAGTCGGTGCAGCTGATCCGCGACCTGTGGACGAAGGACGGCGTCAGCTCCGAAGGGCCGTACTACAAGACCGTCGACGCCTTCATCTACGACCGTCCGGAGACGCCGATCAAGGTGTACGTCGCCGCGGGCGGACCGCTGGTCGCGAAGTACGCCGGCCGCGCGGGTGACGGGTTCATCGCGACGTCCGGCAAGGGGATGGAGCTCTACACCGAGAAGCTGATCCCGGCCGTTCGCGAAGGCGCCGAGAAGGCCGGAAAGAAGTTCGAGGACATCGACCGGATGCTCGAGGTCAAGGTGTCGTACGACCGTGACCCCGCGGCCGCGCTGGAGAACACCCGGTTCTGGGCGCCGCTCTCGCTGACGCCGGAGCAGAAGCACAGCGTCACCAGCGCGACCGAGATGGAGCGGCTGGCCGACGAGTTGCCGATCGAGCAGGTCGCGAAGCGGTGGATCGTGGCGTCCGACCCGGAAGAGGTCGTGAAGCAGTTCCAGCCGTACCTGGACGCCGGGTTCAACCACTTCGTCGTGCATGGGCCGGGACACGACCAGGAGCGGTTCCTGACACAGTTCACCGAAGACGTTCTGCCGTTACTGCGCAAACTGTCTTGA
- a CDS encoding GNAT family N-acetyltransferase produces MPDYQIVRDDDPRCAELEAAGYRVVAESWAVRLFDPDRELLESAVRRATAGGLTIRELGPESAEILHKLEKANEPDYPYTPATHRVVGDLAKTRSLWPGYRVFGAFDGNRLVGATVIRQKDGFGDTFFTSVLATHRRRGVGQAVKAASILAFLDIGITRFATGGAAANQASLQANQSLGYQLMEQWRTYAPE; encoded by the coding sequence GTGCCCGACTATCAGATCGTTCGCGACGACGACCCGCGGTGTGCCGAGCTGGAAGCAGCCGGCTACCGCGTGGTCGCCGAGTCCTGGGCGGTGCGACTGTTCGACCCGGACCGCGAACTGCTGGAGTCCGCCGTACGCCGGGCCACCGCCGGCGGACTGACGATCCGCGAACTCGGACCGGAGTCGGCCGAGATCCTGCACAAACTCGAGAAGGCCAACGAGCCGGACTATCCCTACACGCCCGCCACGCATCGGGTGGTCGGCGACCTCGCCAAAACGCGCTCGCTGTGGCCGGGGTATCGCGTCTTCGGTGCGTTCGACGGCAACCGGCTCGTCGGTGCCACGGTGATCCGCCAGAAGGACGGCTTCGGCGACACGTTCTTCACCTCGGTCCTAGCCACCCACCGCCGCCGCGGCGTCGGCCAGGCCGTCAAGGCCGCCTCCATCCTCGCCTTCCTCGACATCGGCATCACCCGCTTCGCCACGGGCGGCGCGGCCGCAAACCAGGCCAGCCTGCAGGCGAATCAGTCGCTGGGGTATCAGCTCATGGAGCAGTGGCGGACGTACGCACCTGAGTAG
- a CDS encoding IclR family transcriptional regulator — translation MVETNGGGKGRTGSVQSIERAFGLLETMADAGGMMGLSQLATASGLPLPTIHRLVRTLVDLGYLRQEPSRQYILGPKLIRLGESSSHMLSVFARPHLARLVDELGESANMAMLDGDQIVYLAQVPSRHSMRMFTEVGRRVLPHCTAVGKAILAQFPEPAVRDLLHRTGMPKHTDNTITTPDAFTTQLHHAADIGYAMDEGEQEVGVRCVAVAVPDAPTPLAISISGPAGRMTEDLVERAVPLLTQAAKSLSEDLH, via the coding sequence ATGGTGGAGACGAACGGCGGCGGCAAAGGCCGCACCGGCAGTGTGCAGTCCATCGAGCGCGCCTTCGGGCTGCTCGAGACCATGGCCGACGCGGGCGGGATGATGGGCCTGTCCCAGCTGGCCACGGCCTCCGGCCTGCCGCTGCCGACGATCCACCGGCTGGTTCGAACCCTCGTCGACCTCGGCTACCTGCGTCAAGAGCCGTCCCGGCAGTACATCCTCGGCCCGAAGTTGATCCGTCTGGGAGAGAGTTCGTCGCACATGCTGAGCGTGTTCGCGCGCCCGCACCTGGCACGGCTCGTCGACGAGCTCGGCGAGTCCGCCAACATGGCGATGCTCGACGGCGACCAGATCGTGTACCTCGCGCAGGTCCCGTCGCGGCACTCGATGCGCATGTTCACCGAGGTCGGCCGCCGCGTCCTCCCGCACTGCACAGCCGTCGGCAAGGCGATCCTGGCGCAGTTCCCGGAGCCGGCCGTCCGCGATCTCCTGCACCGCACCGGCATGCCGAAGCACACCGACAACACGATCACCACCCCCGACGCCTTCACCACCCAACTCCACCACGCCGCCGACATCGGCTACGCAATGGACGAAGGCGAACAGGAAGTCGGCGTCCGCTGCGTCGCAGTAGCCGTCCCCGACGCCCCCACCCCCCTGGCCATCTCCATCTCCGGCCCCGCCGGCCGCATGACCGAAGACCTTGTCGAACGCGCCGTCCCCTTGCTCACCCAAGCCGCGAAGTCGTTGTCCGAAGACCTGCACTAG
- a CDS encoding DUF6986 family protein yields MSLENLLAELDRRLAAADAALADDYRGDRGVRQPIHTVYVPADRYDVRTVGDWGAQARAALEEYAGSAGEFAKVLDLPAEFADDVYDRVRAKLEREPIEDLRIDFEDGYGDRPDDEEDAAAIAAAQALAANPATPFHGLRIKSLEAPTRRRALRTLDLFIKEATITDGFVITLPKVTSVEQVEAMVFVLETLEQQYDVPRLKFEIQVETPQAILGVDGTALIARMIKAGGDRVTGLHYGTYDYSASLGVAAAYQSMEHPVADHAKDVMQLAAAGTGVFVSDGSTNVLPVGDAVHDAWRLHFRLVRRSLARGIYQGWDMHPAQLPTRFAATYLFYREGFDQAARRLRAYLGDGESGYLDEPATAAALAGFVLRGIECGAIDETEFDTTGLAKLARRAVHES; encoded by the coding sequence ATGAGCCTGGAGAATCTGCTGGCCGAGCTGGACCGGCGCCTGGCCGCCGCCGACGCGGCGCTGGCCGACGACTACCGGGGCGATCGCGGCGTCCGCCAGCCGATCCACACGGTGTACGTGCCGGCCGACCGGTACGACGTACGCACGGTAGGCGACTGGGGTGCGCAGGCGCGCGCGGCGCTCGAGGAGTACGCCGGATCCGCCGGCGAGTTCGCGAAGGTGCTGGATCTCCCGGCCGAATTCGCCGACGACGTCTACGACCGGGTCCGCGCGAAGCTGGAGCGCGAACCGATCGAGGACCTGCGGATCGACTTCGAGGACGGCTACGGCGACCGGCCGGACGACGAAGAGGATGCCGCCGCAATCGCCGCCGCCCAGGCCCTCGCCGCTAACCCGGCGACGCCTTTCCACGGACTGCGGATCAAGTCGCTCGAGGCCCCGACCCGCCGCCGCGCGCTCCGGACGCTCGACCTGTTCATCAAGGAAGCCACGATCACCGACGGCTTCGTCATCACGCTCCCGAAGGTGACCTCGGTCGAGCAGGTCGAGGCGATGGTGTTCGTACTCGAGACCCTCGAGCAGCAGTACGACGTACCGCGGCTGAAGTTCGAGATCCAGGTCGAAACCCCGCAGGCGATCCTCGGCGTCGACGGTACCGCGCTGATCGCCCGGATGATCAAGGCCGGCGGCGACCGCGTCACCGGGCTGCATTACGGCACCTACGACTATTCCGCCTCGCTCGGTGTCGCGGCGGCGTACCAGAGCATGGAGCATCCGGTCGCGGACCACGCCAAGGACGTCATGCAACTGGCCGCGGCCGGCACCGGCGTCTTCGTATCCGATGGTTCGACCAACGTTCTCCCGGTCGGCGACGCCGTCCACGATGCGTGGCGGCTGCATTTCCGGCTGGTACGGCGTTCGCTCGCCCGCGGTATCTACCAGGGCTGGGACATGCATCCCGCGCAACTCCCGACCCGGTTCGCGGCGACGTACCTGTTTTACCGGGAGGGCTTCGACCAGGCGGCTCGCCGGCTGCGCGCGTACCTGGGTGACGGCGAGTCGGGCTACCTCGACGAACCGGCTACTGCGGCGGCGCTCGCCGGGTTCGTACTGCGTGGCATCGAGTGCGGCGCGATCGACGAGACGGAGTTCGACACCACTGGTCTTGCCAAGCTGGCGCGCAGGGCGGTCCACGAGAGCTAG
- a CDS encoding thiamine-binding protein produces the protein MRLVAEFTTEPFDVEGSPPAHATEALRAAEEAGLDCDFGPLGTQVSGEQHLLLPALPKVLEAAFAGGASQVTLQVRRDA, from the coding sequence ATGAGACTCGTTGCGGAGTTCACCACGGAACCCTTCGATGTCGAGGGGTCGCCGCCCGCGCATGCCACCGAAGCGCTGCGGGCGGCCGAGGAGGCCGGACTCGACTGCGACTTCGGCCCGCTCGGTACTCAGGTGAGCGGCGAGCAGCACCTGCTGCTGCCGGCGCTCCCGAAGGTGCTCGAAGCGGCGTTCGCCGGCGGCGCGAGCCAGGTGACCTTGCAGGTACGCCGCGATGCCTGA
- a CDS encoding helix-turn-helix domain-containing protein — protein MPEQHPLVEAVTPLVERLNAELVAPGDARADDVPLLWEGEPVAAVRLPNPIASSPAAAAAATGTTGTTGVGSAGGSGGVQGLLAEVADELGGPLDQLSRHDKQQAVLMLEARGAFEFRKSAEIVAEALGVTRFTVYNYLNRAR, from the coding sequence ATGCCTGAGCAGCACCCGCTCGTCGAGGCGGTCACGCCGCTGGTCGAGCGGCTGAACGCGGAGCTCGTCGCGCCGGGTGACGCGCGTGCAGACGACGTCCCGCTGCTGTGGGAAGGGGAGCCGGTCGCTGCCGTACGCCTGCCCAACCCCATCGCCAGCAGCCCGGCCGCCGCGGCCGCCGCGACCGGCACGACCGGCACGACCGGCGTGGGTTCAGCGGGTGGCTCGGGTGGTGTCCAAGGGCTGTTGGCGGAGGTCGCCGACGAGTTGGGTGGTCCGCTCGACCAGCTCTCCCGGCATGACAAGCAGCAGGCGGTGCTGATGCTCGAGGCGCGGGGTGCGTTCGAGTTCCGGAAGTCGGCGGAGATCGTGGCCGAGGCGCTCGGCGTCACCCGCTTCACCGTCTACAACTACCTGAACCGCGCCCGGTAG
- the uraD gene encoding 2-oxo-4-hydroxy-4-carboxy-5-ureidoimidazoline decarboxylase codes for MDLEEFNSTPADRLRPALAACCDVPRWVDGILAKRPYGDLAALTAVADQSLRELDDDEVDRALQAHPRIGDRPQAATTEAAWSRSEQSGVGDEPGARRELAEGNRQYEERFGRVFLICATGLSAHEMLTRLRERLTHDDATEAKVVHEELRKIALLRLAKVVDA; via the coding sequence GTGGACCTGGAGGAGTTCAACTCCACTCCGGCCGACCGGCTGCGGCCGGCCCTGGCGGCCTGCTGCGACGTGCCCCGGTGGGTCGACGGAATCCTGGCCAAGCGGCCGTACGGCGACCTCGCCGCGCTGACTGCGGTTGCCGATCAGTCGCTGCGGGAGCTCGACGACGACGAGGTCGATCGTGCTCTTCAGGCGCACCCGCGGATCGGTGACCGGCCGCAGGCTGCGACCACCGAGGCGGCATGGTCGCGGTCCGAGCAGTCGGGTGTCGGCGACGAGCCGGGCGCCAGGCGGGAACTTGCCGAAGGCAACCGTCAGTACGAGGAGCGGTTCGGCCGGGTGTTCCTGATCTGCGCCACCGGGCTGTCCGCGCACGAGATGCTCACCAGGCTCCGCGAGCGGCTCACGCACGACGACGCGACCGAGGCGAAGGTAGTGCACGAGGAGCTGCGCAAGATCGCGCTGCTCCGGCTGGCCAAGGTGGTGGACGCATGA
- the uraH gene encoding hydroxyisourate hydrolase — MSSLSTHVLDTALGRPAHGVPVRLYQGDVVLATGATNDDGRIAELAPKLEHGTYRLWFDVAAYAAATSQDIFFPEVSVTFTVADERHYHVPLLLSPFAFSTYRGS; from the coding sequence ATGAGCTCTCTCAGCACCCACGTTCTCGACACCGCTCTGGGTCGGCCGGCGCATGGCGTCCCGGTGCGGCTCTACCAGGGTGACGTCGTGCTGGCGACCGGTGCGACGAACGACGACGGGCGGATCGCGGAGCTCGCGCCGAAGCTGGAGCACGGTACCTACCGGCTCTGGTTCGACGTCGCGGCGTACGCGGCCGCGACGAGTCAGGACATCTTCTTTCCCGAGGTCTCCGTGACCTTCACGGTCGCCGACGAGCGGCATTACCACGTCCCGTTGCTGCTCAGCCCGTTCGCGTTTTCCACCTACCGAGGGAGCTGA
- the pucL gene encoding factor-independent urate hydroxylase produces MAIHLGANQYGKAESRVVRIYRDTPRHQIRDLNVSSALRGHFEAAHTTGDQSDVLPTDTQKNTAFAFAKEKGVGAIEDYALTLGAHFLEASPAAEGARVAVEEYAWERIQVDGQDHDHSFVRTGGGVRNTVVNVEGRGAERKSYVVSGISDLVVLKSTGSEFHGFLKDKYTTLPETNDRILATSLVARWRYDHTDVDWDKSYDGIKGLLLSRFATIHSLALQQTLYGMGEAVLEQHPEVAEIKFSAPNKHHFLVDLSPFEVENPGEVFIAADRPYGLIEATVTRDDASDAGSAWHAVPGFC; encoded by the coding sequence ATGGCCATCCACCTGGGAGCCAACCAGTACGGCAAAGCCGAGAGCCGCGTGGTCCGGATCTACCGTGACACGCCCCGCCACCAGATCCGCGACCTGAACGTCTCGTCCGCGCTGCGCGGCCACTTCGAGGCCGCGCACACGACCGGCGACCAGAGCGACGTACTGCCGACCGACACGCAGAAGAACACCGCCTTCGCGTTCGCGAAGGAGAAGGGTGTCGGGGCGATCGAGGACTACGCGCTGACGCTCGGCGCGCACTTCCTCGAGGCGTCGCCGGCAGCGGAGGGCGCGCGGGTCGCGGTCGAGGAGTACGCCTGGGAGCGGATCCAGGTCGACGGCCAGGACCACGACCACTCGTTCGTCCGGACCGGCGGCGGCGTGCGCAACACGGTCGTCAACGTCGAGGGGCGCGGCGCGGAGCGGAAGTCGTACGTCGTGTCAGGGATCAGCGATCTCGTCGTACTGAAGTCGACCGGGTCGGAGTTCCACGGGTTCCTCAAGGACAAGTACACGACGCTGCCGGAGACGAACGACCGGATCCTGGCGACGTCGCTGGTCGCCCGCTGGCGGTACGACCACACCGACGTCGACTGGGACAAGTCGTACGACGGGATCAAAGGGCTGCTGCTGTCGCGGTTCGCGACGATCCACAGTCTCGCGTTGCAGCAGACGCTGTACGGCATGGGTGAGGCGGTGCTCGAGCAGCACCCCGAGGTGGCCGAGATCAAGTTCTCCGCGCCGAACAAGCACCACTTCCTCGTCGACCTGTCGCCGTTCGAGGTCGAGAACCCGGGCGAGGTCTTCATCGCCGCGGACCGCCCGTACGGCCTGATCGAGGCGACCGTCACCCGCGACGACGCCAGCGATGCCGGCAGTGCGTGGCACGCCGTACCCGGGTTCTGCTGA
- a CDS encoding 8-oxoguanine deaminase — protein sequence MSTIVIEGAQVATLDPSRREFVGHVVVEGKQIVAVGPGSAPSYDGARVIDGSGCLVTPGFVNTHQHLYQWVTRGLAADATLFEWLTTLYPVWARISEETVYVAARAALAQLARTGCTTAADHHYVFPREGGDLLAAEIAAASEVGLRFHPARGSMDRGQKDGGLPPDSVVEDRDEILAATEAAIDRWHDPSPDSMLQIVVAPCSPFSVSGELMRDAAELARRRGVRMHTHLAETTDETEWCRETFNCTPLEYADQLGWTGNDVWFAHGIHFDDTEIKHLGSTGTGVAHCPSSNARLGAGIARTADLRAAGAPVGLGVDGAASNESGSLVEELRHALLFARARGGPQALTVRAALEMATLDGARILGRSDDIGSLEPGKLADLAVWNLNTLAHAGIPDPIAALVLSTPPPLDLLLVNGRPVVEQGAVRTVDEQSLAEQTAQVQRNLTA from the coding sequence ATGTCCACCATCGTGATCGAGGGCGCCCAGGTGGCGACCCTCGATCCGTCCCGGCGCGAGTTCGTCGGGCACGTCGTTGTCGAAGGCAAGCAAATTGTTGCCGTTGGCCCCGGTTCCGCACCGTCGTACGACGGTGCTCGGGTGATCGACGGGTCAGGATGCCTTGTCACACCGGGCTTCGTGAACACGCACCAGCACCTGTACCAGTGGGTGACGCGCGGACTGGCGGCGGACGCGACGCTGTTCGAGTGGCTGACCACGTTGTACCCGGTCTGGGCACGGATCTCCGAGGAGACCGTGTACGTCGCAGCGCGGGCGGCGCTCGCCCAACTTGCCCGGACCGGATGTACTACGGCGGCCGATCACCACTACGTCTTCCCGCGCGAGGGCGGTGACCTGCTCGCGGCGGAGATCGCTGCGGCATCCGAGGTCGGGCTACGGTTCCATCCCGCCCGCGGGTCGATGGATCGCGGTCAGAAGGACGGCGGGTTGCCGCCCGACTCCGTGGTCGAGGACCGTGACGAGATCCTCGCTGCGACCGAGGCCGCGATCGACCGCTGGCACGATCCGTCGCCGGACTCGATGCTGCAGATCGTGGTCGCGCCGTGCTCGCCCTTCAGCGTGAGCGGCGAACTGATGCGCGACGCGGCCGAGTTGGCCCGGCGCCGCGGCGTACGCATGCACACGCATCTCGCCGAGACCACGGACGAGACGGAGTGGTGCCGGGAGACGTTCAACTGCACGCCTCTCGAGTACGCGGACCAACTGGGGTGGACCGGCAACGATGTGTGGTTCGCGCACGGCATCCACTTCGACGACACCGAGATCAAGCACCTCGGCAGTACCGGCACCGGCGTGGCGCACTGCCCCAGCTCCAACGCCCGCCTGGGCGCAGGTATCGCCCGCACCGCCGACCTGCGCGCGGCCGGCGCTCCAGTAGGCCTGGGCGTAGACGGTGCCGCCAGCAATGAATCCGGCAGCCTGGTCGAAGAACTCCGCCACGCCCTCCTCTTCGCCAGAGCCCGCGGCGGCCCTCAAGCCCTGACCGTGCGAGCGGCCCTGGAAATGGCCACCCTCGACGGCGCCCGCATCCTCGGTCGGTCGGACGACATCGGCTCCCTCGAGCCCGGCAAACTCGCCGACCTGGCCGTCTGGAACCTCAACACCCTGGCCCACGCCGGCATCCCCGACCCGATCGCCGCGCTCGTCCTCAGCACACCCCCGCCCCTCGACCTCCTCCTCGTCAACGGCCGGCCTGTCGTTGAGCAAGGCGCGGTCCGCACCGTCGACGAGCAGTCTCTGGCCGAGCAAACAGCACAGGTCCAGCGCAACCTGACGGCCTGA